One Methanohalophilus mahii DSM 5219 genomic window carries:
- a CDS encoding DUF1947 domain-containing protein produces the protein MKVKSRVQLRKSDRKKLFEGMEEKFGKISHLEDSKIESARADDMEVLIVEGKILFFKYEEDWHPTVRGVLEYGINEYVVVVDQGAVKFVINGADIMSPGIVSADPVIKEGDIVVIKEEAHNKPLAIGKALVPGTQMVADSGKAVESLHYVGDEFWNLEL, from the coding sequence TTGAAGGTTAAATCAAGGGTACAATTGAGGAAATCCGATAGGAAGAAACTTTTTGAAGGGATGGAAGAAAAGTTTGGTAAGATCAGCCATCTTGAAGATAGTAAAATAGAAAGTGCCCGGGCAGATGACATGGAAGTCCTCATCGTAGAGGGTAAAATATTGTTCTTCAAGTATGAGGAAGACTGGCACCCTACAGTTAGAGGCGTGCTTGAATATGGTATAAATGAATATGTGGTAGTTGTGGACCAGGGTGCCGTTAAATTTGTAATTAATGGCGCGGATATTATGAGTCCGGGTATTGTTTCGGCAGACCCTGTTATAAAGGAAGGGGATATTGTCGTTATTAAAGAGGAAGCTCATAATAAACCACTGGCTATCGGAAAAGCTCTTGTCCCCGGGACCCAGATGGTTGCAGACTCAGGTAAAGCAGTAGAATCCCTGCATTATGTGGGAGATGAATTCTGGAATCTGGAACTTTAA
- a CDS encoding cell division protein SepF codes for MAFMDKLFGSGTKATSSAEEYTELDLGKYEEVMDEEPAETYVRVAELTNLNELPSLKKEIYDGNILMIDISNIKADKLMLDRALKDLKEVIIDVHGDIAGIKEDQVLVTPTGVKIDRSKVIGGRY; via the coding sequence ATGGCATTCATGGACAAATTGTTCGGAAGTGGAACTAAAGCTACGTCTTCTGCAGAGGAGTACACTGAACTTGATCTTGGTAAATATGAAGAGGTAATGGATGAGGAACCTGCTGAAACTTATGTAAGGGTTGCTGAACTTACCAATCTTAATGAATTACCGTCCCTTAAAAAGGAAATATATGATGGTAATATCCTCATGATTGATATTTCCAACATTAAGGCTGATAAACTTATGTTGGACCGTGCTTTGAAAGATCTCAAGGAAGTTATAATTGATGTCCACGGTGATATCGCGGGGATTAAAGAAGATCAGGTATTGGTAACACCAACTGGCGTAAAAATAGACAGGTCCAAGGTAATTGGTGGGAGATATTGA
- a CDS encoding ZPR1 zinc finger domain-containing protein: MNPENEKKEGFDTQTTCPLCHNEMIIHWQSDDIPFFGEVMYVTSRCECGFRFTDTMILAQKEPIRCELKIEKEEDLNCRVIRSISGTIRIPELGIVVEPGNVSDSYVTNVEGLLFRVRDVVETAIKWSEDDPEKEAAGKKILERLNDTLSSKANLTVIMEDPLGNSTIISERASCSNLTPEEASALKTGMVILNADSADLKVDSSENIQPLGNDYK; this comes from the coding sequence TTGAACCCTGAAAACGAAAAGAAAGAGGGTTTTGATACCCAAACCACATGTCCCCTTTGCCACAATGAAATGATTATACACTGGCAGAGCGATGATATACCTTTTTTTGGCGAAGTTATGTACGTAACGAGTCGGTGTGAGTGTGGTTTTCGTTTTACAGATACTATGATCTTGGCTCAGAAAGAGCCGATACGTTGTGAATTGAAAATAGAAAAGGAAGAAGACCTTAACTGCAGGGTTATCCGATCAATATCGGGAACTATAAGAATTCCTGAACTTGGTATTGTTGTAGAACCTGGAAATGTTTCTGATTCATATGTGACAAATGTTGAAGGATTGCTCTTCAGGGTCAGGGATGTAGTAGAAACTGCAATTAAATGGTCCGAAGATGACCCGGAAAAAGAGGCTGCCGGGAAAAAAATTCTGGAAAGGTTAAATGATACACTTTCCAGCAAGGCCAATCTTACCGTCATAATGGAAGATCCACTGGGCAACAGTACTATTATATCTGAGAGGGCATCCTGCAGCAATCTTACTCCGGAGGAGGCATCAGCACTTAAGACAGGGATGGTGATCCTGAATGCTGATTCCGCTGATCTTAAGGTTGACTCTTCTGAAAATATCCAACCTCTTGGAAACGACTATAAATAA
- the proS gene encoding proline--tRNA ligase — protein sequence MGEQEKEASLPSKDNFSEWYNELLQIAKIMDVRYPVKGLYVWHPFGFTIRKKTYSIMRELLDRDHEETMFPLLIPEHEFMKEAQHIKGFEEEVYWVTHGGTSPLEVNLALRPTSETAIYPMYKLWVRSHADLPLRLYQIVNTFRYETKHTRPLIRLREITSFKEAHTVHATWEDAASQIDEAMRIYKEFYRRLAIPVLSSKRPEWDKFPGADYTIAVDSLMPDGRTLQVGTAHHLGDNFAKTFEITYEDSEGEQVYAHQACYGVSERCLAALISTHGDDKGLVLPPEVAPVQVVIIPIIFKKPEEVLSACEMVAEDLKDAGIKVKIDDSDKRPGAKYYKWEMQGVPIRLEIGPRDLKNQAAMMARRDTGEKEQIPLEDISSTIKDTFADIHQNLYSNADARLREHIFLCEGLEQIKDKLALGIVQTYWCGKEACGKEMEDVIGAGILGIPDEQPDCKGKKCPLCGEEAANSIYIARTY from the coding sequence ATGGGCGAACAGGAAAAAGAAGCATCACTGCCATCAAAAGACAATTTCAGTGAATGGTATAATGAATTACTCCAAATTGCAAAGATAATGGATGTACGTTACCCTGTAAAGGGTCTCTATGTCTGGCATCCCTTCGGTTTTACTATTAGAAAAAAAACATATTCTATTATGCGGGAACTTCTGGATAGGGACCATGAAGAAACAATGTTTCCTCTGCTTATCCCCGAACACGAGTTTATGAAAGAGGCACAGCACATAAAGGGATTTGAGGAAGAGGTTTACTGGGTGACTCATGGGGGTACATCTCCTCTGGAAGTAAATCTTGCATTGCGGCCCACAAGTGAAACAGCTATATATCCTATGTATAAGCTCTGGGTGCGCTCTCATGCAGACCTTCCCTTACGCCTGTATCAGATTGTCAATACATTCCGCTATGAGACAAAGCATACACGTCCCCTTATCCGCCTCAGGGAGATAACTTCTTTCAAGGAAGCGCATACGGTTCATGCTACATGGGAGGACGCAGCCTCCCAGATTGATGAGGCGATGAGGATATACAAAGAATTCTATCGGCGGCTTGCAATCCCGGTCCTGTCTTCCAAAAGACCTGAATGGGATAAGTTCCCGGGTGCAGATTATACGATTGCTGTTGATTCACTGATGCCTGATGGCAGAACGCTTCAGGTGGGTACTGCCCATCATTTGGGCGACAATTTTGCAAAGACTTTTGAAATAACCTATGAAGATTCTGAAGGGGAGCAGGTATATGCTCACCAGGCCTGTTATGGAGTTTCCGAACGCTGTCTTGCAGCACTAATTTCCACTCATGGTGATGACAAGGGACTTGTACTTCCACCTGAGGTCGCCCCCGTCCAGGTTGTTATTATTCCTATCATATTCAAAAAGCCCGAAGAAGTTCTTTCAGCCTGTGAAATGGTCGCAGAAGATCTCAAGGATGCCGGTATTAAGGTCAAGATTGATGATAGCGATAAGCGCCCGGGTGCTAAATACTACAAGTGGGAGATGCAGGGTGTACCTATCAGGCTGGAAATTGGCCCCCGTGACCTGAAAAACCAGGCAGCAATGATGGCAAGAAGGGATACCGGTGAAAAAGAACAAATTCCACTTGAAGATATATCTTCAACCATAAAGGACACCTTCGCAGATATACATCAAAATCTGTATTCAAATGCTGATGCCCGGTTGCGGGAACATATTTTCCTTTGCGAGGGTCTGGAGCAGATCAAAGATAAACTGGCTCTGGGAATTGTTCAGACATACTGGTGTGGAAAAGAAGCTTGTGGTAAAGAGATGGAAGATGTCATTGGAGCCGGAATACTCGGAATACCGGATGAACAACCTGACTGTAAGGGTAAAAAATGCCCTCTGTGTGGTGAAGAGGCAGCCAATTCCATTTATATTGCAAGAACCTATTGA
- the cobT gene encoding nicotinate mononucleotide-dependent phosphoribosyltransferase CobT — protein sequence MDSFLSAHKDVPENPLFVCVLSNTETAYIEGLSAAGKSAKLTDYTPAGDAEVLETGNIISVPVLPMTPPFNTPTPGLTTRAVLVTTGVPHVFVRAGMKLTPKVPMIDLGVPAGADIRNKIAVDDPRTVFKRAEEAGKNLKAKSDFIVIGESIPGGTTTAQAVLNALGYDGKVSSSASVNPIGLKARVVKQALESSDVTHGKLRHDPLEAVRCVGDPMMPAVAGLVSGIGSDTRVILAGGTQMAAVFSIIKHMGMDTGNLSIVTTSYVANDETANFRDLAKQIGAEMFAEDLGFGKSKLVGLQQYEKGYVKEGVGAGGAFYMGRLLGHSRQEMTAQVENICIELADLLEDYE from the coding sequence ATGGATTCATTCCTATCTGCACATAAAGATGTACCCGAAAATCCTCTTTTCGTATGTGTGCTTTCCAATACCGAAACTGCATATATAGAGGGTCTTTCAGCCGCAGGAAAGAGTGCCAAACTGACAGATTATACGCCTGCTGGAGATGCTGAAGTGCTGGAGACGGGAAATATCATAAGTGTTCCCGTGCTGCCTATGACTCCTCCCTTTAACACTCCTACGCCCGGGCTCACTACACGTGCCGTTCTGGTTACTACGGGAGTTCCTCATGTATTTGTGCGTGCGGGTATGAAGCTCACCCCCAAGGTTCCGATGATAGACCTTGGAGTGCCTGCAGGGGCGGATATACGCAATAAAATTGCAGTAGATGATCCGCGCACTGTTTTCAAACGTGCAGAAGAAGCGGGTAAAAATCTGAAGGCAAAGTCAGATTTCATAGTTATTGGGGAGAGTATTCCCGGTGGAACAACAACTGCTCAGGCGGTTCTTAATGCTCTTGGGTATGATGGAAAAGTGAGCAGCAGTGCTTCAGTGAATCCTATAGGACTGAAAGCACGGGTTGTAAAGCAAGCTCTTGAATCATCAGATGTCACTCACGGAAAACTCAGGCATGACCCACTTGAAGCTGTACGTTGTGTGGGTGATCCCATGATGCCTGCAGTTGCCGGACTTGTTTCCGGTATAGGTAGTGACACACGTGTAATTCTTGCAGGCGGAACACAGATGGCTGCCGTATTCAGCATTATAAAACATATGGGAATGGATACAGGTAATCTTTCCATTGTTACTACGAGCTATGTGGCAAACGATGAAACTGCAAATTTCCGTGACCTGGCAAAACAGATTGGAGCAGAAATGTTTGCTGAAGACCTAGGATTTGGCAAATCAAAACTTGTAGGTCTGCAGCAGTACGAAAAGGGTTATGTGAAAGAAGGAGTCGGCGCAGGCGGGGCGTTTTATATGGGACGTTTGTTGGGCCACTCCCGTCAGGAAATGACGGCACAGGTGGAGAATATCTGCATTGAGCTGGCAGATCTGCTGGAAGATTACGAGTAA
- a CDS encoding 50S ribosomal protein L15e produces the protein MSKSFYSYIRDAWKRPDDSYVKDLRWERLQEWRREGSVTRVKRPTRVDRARSLGYKAKQGVTVVRVKVHRGSRRNSRYMRGRRTQHMGKNKITGEKSLQRIAEERASRRHPNMEVLNSYWVGEDGKNKWFEAILVDPFHPAIVKDKDLNWVCDSSSRGRTFRGKTSAGRKSRGMRSKGTGTEKTRPSVRSNNNQGK, from the coding sequence ATGTCAAAATCATTTTACAGTTATATAAGAGACGCATGGAAAAGGCCTGATGATTCTTATGTCAAGGATCTCAGGTGGGAAAGGCTTCAGGAATGGAGACGTGAAGGCTCAGTAACCCGTGTAAAAAGGCCTACCCGTGTAGACCGTGCACGTTCCCTTGGTTATAAGGCAAAACAGGGGGTCACAGTTGTGCGTGTAAAGGTACACCGTGGAAGCAGACGTAATTCCCGTTATATGCGTGGAAGAAGGACCCAGCATATGGGTAAAAACAAGATCACGGGAGAAAAGAGTCTCCAGAGAATTGCCGAGGAAAGGGCTTCACGCCGTCATCCTAACATGGAAGTACTCAATTCTTACTGGGTAGGAGAAGATGGAAAGAATAAATGGTTCGAAGCAATTCTTGTGGATCCATTCCATCCCGCCATTGTTAAAGACAAGGATCTTAACTGGGTGTGTGACAGTTCCAGCCGGGGACGTACCTTCCGTGGGAAAACAAGCGCAGGCAGAAAGAGCCGTGGTATGCGCAGTAAAGGAACCGGTACGGAGAAAACCAGGCCGAGTGTCCGGTCCAACAATAACCAGGGCAAGTGA
- a CDS encoding RNA-binding protein: MRVTAHATEDRDRVVSSLKFLLPDIIRNSSDIDNQINTLVVDGHYGNPMVLYSLDLKRKAETSAFMDRLVSELSKSQREELVRQLDERLDDQLMLHLRFSKQEAYSGKLVTESSSDAIAVKIKIATYPKDRNKALEMLEDFFERV, translated from the coding sequence TTGCGCGTAACTGCGCATGCAACCGAAGACAGGGACAGAGTAGTCTCGTCCCTGAAATTTCTTTTACCGGATATTATCCGTAACTCCTCGGATATCGACAACCAGATAAATACTCTGGTTGTGGATGGACATTACGGTAACCCGATGGTCCTGTATAGTTTGGATTTAAAGCGCAAGGCTGAAACTTCCGCTTTTATGGATCGTCTGGTTTCGGAATTATCTAAGTCACAAAGAGAGGAACTTGTTCGCCAACTTGATGAGCGTCTTGATGATCAGCTGATGCTGCATCTACGATTTAGCAAGCAAGAAGCATATTCAGGAAAACTGGTTACGGAATCATCTTCTGATGCGATTGCTGTCAAAATAAAAATAGCCACTTATCCTAAAGACAGAAATAAAGCCCTTGAAATGCTGGAGGATTTTTTTGAGCGGGTCTGA
- the rnp3 gene encoding ribonuclease P protein component 3, which produces MSGSDYYDLNIHVLPDGSSSVNQMLSIANHLGYSGVALTNHIGKEPASEGSHEDIELVRGVEIEVRNSSKIHGFVGKFRKKVDVLVVHGGSESINRSAVENPNVDVLTNLPTGKDNGFNHVLAKAAHNNEVAIAFNLDAIIKQRGGRRVHALGHFRKNLQLARKYNVPTILTSNAMSCYDMRAPREMIALAGLFGMEEDEANAALSTIPEGIIKRNRRNSSIPQGVRIIQYNSQEFC; this is translated from the coding sequence TTGAGCGGGTCTGATTACTACGATTTGAATATCCATGTGCTTCCGGATGGTTCAAGTTCTGTAAACCAGATGCTTTCAATTGCCAACCATCTTGGATATTCAGGAGTAGCCCTGACCAATCATATTGGCAAAGAACCAGCATCTGAAGGTTCGCATGAAGATATAGAACTGGTTCGGGGTGTGGAGATAGAAGTCCGTAATTCTTCAAAAATTCATGGTTTTGTTGGGAAGTTTCGTAAGAAAGTAGATGTTCTTGTGGTTCATGGGGGCAGCGAATCCATAAATCGCAGTGCAGTAGAAAATCCCAATGTAGATGTCCTGACTAATCTTCCCACCGGCAAAGATAATGGTTTTAATCATGTCCTTGCAAAAGCAGCCCATAATAATGAAGTGGCGATCGCATTCAACCTTGATGCCATAATCAAACAGAGAGGTGGAAGAAGGGTGCATGCTCTGGGACATTTCAGGAAAAATTTACAACTTGCAAGAAAATACAATGTTCCTACAATACTGACGAGCAATGCTATGTCTTGCTATGACATGCGGGCTCCCAGGGAAATGATTGCGCTTGCCGGGTTGTTTGGTATGGAAGAAGATGAAGCAAATGCAGCTCTGAGTACGATTCCGGAAGGAATTATTAAACGCAACCGGAGAAATTCCTCAATCCCTCAAGGTGTGCGCATTATTCAATACAATAGTCAGGAGTTTTGTTAA
- a CDS encoding Rpp14/Pop5 family protein, with translation MKVLPPTLRDPKRYLALELICEVRVSRDDFLNEVFSNSAALIGDFGSSQVGIRLLDFNDNMGILRCKRGSEDLTRAILATITRVGGYPIIVNVLGIAGTVRSATEKYIEKRDSYSVPNNKHI, from the coding sequence ATGAAAGTCCTGCCTCCCACTCTTCGGGACCCGAAAAGATACCTTGCACTGGAACTAATTTGCGAGGTCCGGGTTTCACGGGATGATTTTCTCAATGAGGTTTTTTCCAATTCTGCTGCATTAATAGGAGATTTTGGTTCAAGTCAGGTCGGAATCCGGTTACTGGATTTTAATGATAATATGGGTATACTTCGCTGCAAGCGAGGTTCAGAAGACCTGACCCGAGCTATACTTGCTACAATTACAAGAGTAGGTGGCTATCCTATAATTGTAAATGTACTTGGAATTGCGGGTACTGTGCGGTCGGCAACCGAAAAGTACATTGAAAAAAGGGATTCATATAGCGTCCCTAATAACAAACACATATAA
- the psmA gene encoding archaeal proteasome endopeptidase complex subunit alpha → MQMAPQMGYDRAITVFSPDGRIFQVEYAREAVKRGTTAAGIKARDGVVLLVDKRITSHLIEAESIEKIFQIDEHIGVATSGLVADARALVDRARVEAQVNVVSYDEPISVDVLSKKICDHKQTYTQYGGVRPYGTALLIAGVDGSIPKLFETDPSGAMLEYKATAIGAGRNAFMEVFEEQYKEDMNLDEAIMLGMEALYNASDMKLDASTLEVGVVKVEDKMFTKYSSQQVESYVERILENHKDETEDAEDEEAEK, encoded by the coding sequence ATGCAGATGGCACCACAAATGGGTTATGATAGAGCGATCACGGTTTTCAGTCCTGATGGCAGAATATTTCAGGTAGAATATGCCCGTGAGGCAGTAAAGAGAGGAACCACAGCTGCTGGAATCAAAGCCCGTGACGGTGTAGTCCTCCTGGTGGACAAAAGAATTACCAGTCATTTGATTGAAGCTGAATCCATTGAAAAGATATTCCAGATTGATGAACACATTGGAGTAGCTACTTCGGGACTTGTGGCTGATGCACGTGCTCTTGTAGACCGTGCCAGAGTAGAAGCACAGGTTAATGTTGTCTCCTATGATGAGCCTATAAGCGTTGATGTGCTTTCAAAGAAGATTTGTGATCACAAGCAGACCTACACTCAGTATGGTGGTGTACGTCCTTATGGAACAGCTCTTCTGATAGCAGGTGTTGATGGCTCCATTCCAAAACTCTTCGAAACAGATCCCAGTGGGGCAATGCTTGAATACAAGGCAACAGCCATTGGTGCTGGTAGGAATGCTTTCATGGAAGTTTTCGAAGAACAATATAAGGAAGATATGAATCTGGATGAAGCAATAATGCTTGGTATGGAAGCCCTTTACAACGCTTCAGACATGAAATTGGATGCATCCACTCTGGAAGTCGGTGTGGTGAAAGTGGAAGATAAGATGTTCACCAAATATTCCAGTCAGCAGGTTGAATCCTATGTGGAGCGGATTCTTGAAAACCACAAAGATGAAACCGAAGACGCAGAAGATGAAGAAGCAGAAAAGTAA
- a CDS encoding ribosome assembly factor SBDS, with protein sequence MVSLDEALIARLKKGNNHFEVLVDPDGAFDYRQGEDVKLETILAVEDIFSDAKKGDHAAESDIINSFGTDDVYEVAGNIIMHGELQLTQEQRKHFLEEKTKQVVSIIARNAINPQTRAPHPPGRIRTAMEEAKVHIDPLKSVDEQVKIVMKAIRPIIPIKFEEVDIKVQIPPSYAAKSYGEIANFGTLVKDKWENDGSWTAVVRMPAGLQNDFYGLINRLTKGDAETELL encoded by the coding sequence ATGGTATCTCTTGATGAAGCTTTGATTGCACGTCTTAAGAAGGGAAATAACCACTTTGAAGTGTTGGTTGACCCTGATGGTGCTTTTGATTACAGGCAAGGAGAAGATGTAAAGCTGGAAACAATTCTTGCTGTTGAAGATATTTTCTCGGATGCAAAGAAAGGAGACCATGCAGCAGAATCCGATATCATTAACAGTTTTGGTACGGATGATGTGTATGAAGTTGCAGGCAACATCATAATGCATGGTGAACTCCAACTTACCCAGGAACAGAGGAAGCATTTCCTTGAAGAAAAGACCAAGCAGGTTGTAAGCATTATTGCCCGTAATGCGATTAATCCGCAAACACGTGCACCTCATCCACCCGGCCGTATAAGAACTGCAATGGAAGAAGCAAAAGTACACATTGATCCTCTCAAAAGTGTTGATGAACAGGTAAAGATTGTGATGAAAGCGATTCGTCCAATAATTCCTATCAAGTTTGAAGAGGTTGATATTAAGGTACAGATTCCTCCTTCATATGCAGCTAAATCTTACGGTGAAATAGCAAATTTTGGAACTCTTGTAAAAGATAAATGGGAAAATGATGGTTCCTGGACAGCTGTAGTCAGGATGCCCGCAGGGTTGCAGAATGATTTTTATGGTCTTATTAACAGGCTCACAAAAGGCGATGCTGAGACTGAGCTCTTATAA
- the rrp4 gene encoding exosome complex RNA-binding protein Rrp4 has translation MKRKIVYPGQMLSENEKQSGIGTYVQDGKVYSLFYGVANDKNRVTVVPFSGKYIPSPKDYVIGYVIEVTSSNWIFDIGSPYDGLLHVSEYPKRVDSSMMRKEIDIWDCAILRIKDVNTSMKVELSMKDRGLRRLDEGRIIDVSTTKVPRIIGHNGSMVSMLKKESNCDIFIGQNGRIWLKGKDEDMNRLTQAIEIIENKSHISGLTNHISAFLRYEESDEIEEKEKPVPFTSSKKDYTEDACRKVDVLLSDEDEN, from the coding sequence ATGAAACGCAAAATCGTTTATCCCGGTCAGATGCTTTCCGAAAATGAAAAGCAATCTGGAATAGGTACATATGTGCAGGACGGCAAAGTATATTCACTGTTCTACGGGGTAGCCAATGATAAGAATCGTGTAACAGTTGTTCCTTTTTCAGGTAAGTACATACCGTCCCCGAAAGATTATGTGATAGGTTATGTAATAGAAGTAACTTCATCAAACTGGATATTTGACATCGGCTCCCCCTATGACGGACTTCTTCATGTATCTGAATATCCCAAAAGAGTGGATAGTTCAATGATGCGAAAGGAAATAGATATCTGGGATTGTGCGATTTTGCGTATAAAAGATGTTAATACTTCCATGAAAGTGGAACTTTCAATGAAGGATCGAGGTCTTCGCCGTCTGGATGAAGGCAGGATTATAGATGTATCCACTACGAAGGTCCCACGTATCATCGGTCATAATGGATCAATGGTTTCAATGCTCAAAAAGGAATCCAATTGTGACATCTTCATAGGACAAAACGGAAGGATATGGTTAAAGGGTAAAGATGAAGATATGAACAGGCTGACACAGGCCATAGAGATAATCGAAAATAAATCCCACATATCAGGATTAACCAACCATATTAGTGCTTTTTTGCGTTATGAAGAATCCGATGAAATTGAGGAAAAGGAAAAACCTGTACCATTTACCAGTAGTAAGAAGGACTACACAGAAGACGCTTGCCGAAAAGTAGATGTGCTGCTTAGTGATGAAGATGAAAATTGA
- the rrp41 gene encoding exosome complex exonuclease Rrp41, whose protein sequence is MSDKPERFIDDEGLRLDGRRVDEIRPMKVEMGVLSRADGSCYLEWGNNKVLAAVYGPRELHPRRMQKPNEVLVRYKYNMASFSVEDRIRPGPSRRSTEISKVSGEAFEPVVMTQYYPGAVIDVFAEVLQADAGTRTAAINAATLALADAGIPMKGLVSACAVGKVDGQLVLDLNKPEDNYGQADLPVAMTQDGEITLLQMDGHLTPEELEEGLEMVKKGCQQIIEIQREALISRYGNEDEEGEEAEEDSPEEVPESEEGEEEEGERDGSFDNEESEAENLDENEVTKEDEGEEDERQ, encoded by the coding sequence ATGAGTGATAAACCGGAACGTTTTATTGATGATGAGGGTCTCCGCCTTGATGGAAGGCGTGTTGATGAGATCCGCCCCATGAAAGTAGAGATGGGTGTGCTTTCAAGAGCCGATGGCTCATGTTACCTTGAATGGGGAAATAATAAGGTGCTTGCAGCAGTTTATGGCCCCCGTGAACTGCACCCGAGAAGGATGCAGAAACCCAACGAAGTACTTGTGCGCTACAAATATAATATGGCTTCTTTTTCTGTGGAAGACAGGATAAGACCGGGCCCAAGCAGAAGGAGTACCGAGATATCCAAGGTCAGTGGAGAAGCTTTTGAACCTGTTGTGATGACACAATATTACCCCGGCGCTGTAATAGATGTATTCGCAGAAGTTTTACAGGCCGATGCAGGGACCAGGACTGCTGCTATTAATGCAGCAACACTTGCTCTTGCAGATGCTGGCATACCCATGAAAGGGCTTGTTTCAGCCTGTGCAGTCGGGAAAGTTGATGGACAGCTTGTCCTTGATCTCAACAAACCAGAAGATAATTATGGTCAGGCCGATCTTCCTGTCGCAATGACCCAGGACGGGGAAATAACCCTTCTCCAGATGGATGGGCATCTTACTCCTGAAGAACTCGAAGAGGGCCTGGAAATGGTTAAAAAAGGCTGCCAGCAAATTATTGAAATTCAGCGTGAAGCCCTTATTTCCAGATATGGGAATGAGGATGAAGAGGGAGAAGAAGCTGAAGAGGACAGTCCAGAAGAAGTCCCTGAATCTGAAGAAGGCGAAGAAGAGGAAGGAGAAAGGGATGGCTCATTCGACAATGAAGAATCTGAAGCCGAAAACCTGGATGAAAATGAAGTAACCAAAGAGGATGAGGGTGAAGAAGATGAGCGGCAGTGA
- the rrp42 gene encoding exosome complex protein Rrp42: MKKMSGSEVISRLKRDYIYNLMLKGEREDGRQFNELRDIALETGIIDKAEGSAMVQYGDTQVMVGVKMQVGTPFPDSPAEGVIITSMELNPIASPDFEAGPPREKAIEMGRIVDRGIRESGAIDINKLCITEGEEVWMVFIDVHVLNNSGNILDAASLGAIAALMTTTVPSEREGKGEDYPMPVREMPVGVSLVKIGDEMVLDPTYGEESVCETRITISSNQDGSICSMQKSGSGSLSPAQVVKASKIAKEKGEIIREKYLLEI; this comes from the coding sequence GTGAAGAAGATGAGCGGCAGTGAGGTTATTTCCAGACTGAAAAGAGATTATATTTACAACCTTATGCTCAAGGGTGAACGTGAAGACGGTCGCCAATTCAATGAGCTAAGGGATATTGCTCTTGAAACAGGCATCATCGATAAAGCAGAAGGTTCTGCAATGGTACAGTATGGGGATACCCAGGTAATGGTGGGTGTCAAAATGCAGGTTGGTACTCCTTTCCCCGACAGTCCTGCAGAAGGAGTTATCATAACAAGTATGGAACTTAATCCGATTGCTTCACCTGATTTTGAAGCAGGTCCTCCCAGAGAAAAAGCTATCGAGATGGGCAGGATTGTGGATAGAGGAATAAGGGAATCTGGCGCAATAGATATAAACAAGCTCTGTATTACGGAAGGCGAAGAGGTATGGATGGTTTTCATTGATGTTCATGTTCTGAACAATTCCGGAAATATACTTGATGCTGCATCCCTGGGTGCAATCGCTGCCCTTATGACCACAACAGTACCTTCTGAAAGAGAAGGAAAAGGTGAAGATTATCCCATGCCTGTGCGTGAAATGCCTGTGGGTGTATCGCTGGTCAAGATTGGTGACGAAATGGTGTTAGACCCCACGTATGGTGAAGAATCGGTATGTGAAACAAGAATTACCATTTCCTCTAATCAGGACGGTTCGATTTGTTCAATGCAAAAAAGTGGCTCAGGTAGTTTGTCACCGGCACAGGTTGTTAAGGCAAGTAAGATCGCAAAGGAAAAAGGCGAGATTATACGAGAAAAGTATTTATTGGAAATATGA
- a CDS encoding 50S ribosomal protein L37ae, with amino-acid sequence MAKKYSKKGRVSRSAGRYGTRYGRKDRKLVGDIEERTHMPHTCVKCDRPTVKRVGTGIWECRKCGHTFAGGTYTPSTSVGKTISRTVKKAVEQVE; translated from the coding sequence ATGGCAAAAAAGTATTCAAAAAAGGGAAGGGTTTCCCGTTCAGCAGGAAGATACGGTACCAGATACGGTCGTAAGGATCGTAAACTTGTTGGAGATATCGAAGAACGGACACATATGCCACATACCTGTGTAAAATGTGACAGGCCTACTGTAAAAAGGGTCGGTACAGGTATATGGGAATGCAGGAAATGTGGCCACACCTTTGCAGGTGGTACATACACCCCATCCACTTCTGTGGGCAAAACGATATCCAGAACCGTTAAGAAAGCAGTCGAACAGGTTGAGTAA